The stretch of DNA CCGGCGCGAAGGTGCTTTACCTTTCGGGCGAGGAATTCGTGTACGAGTACATAGAATCCCTCCAGAACAAAACTTCGGATTCCTTCAGGAAGAAATACCGCTCGCTGGACTGTTTTCTGGTGGACGACATACAGTTTGTCGCCGGAAAAGAAGCCAGCGAGAAGGAGTTTTTCTACACCTTCAACGCCCTTGTGGAATCCAAGAAACAAATAGTGCTAACCTCGGACAGAATGCCAAACGAATTGTCCATAGACCAGAGGCTCAGCTCCCGCCTGCTGGCCGGGATTGTGGCGGAGATAAAACCTCCGGACGAGGAGACGCGCATCGCCATTCTCCGCAAAAAGCGCGACAAGAACCGTTTCGCCATACCGGATGAGGTTATAAATTTTCTGGGCGCCAGCATCACCGCCAGCGTCCGCGAGATGGAGGGCGCGCTCTACCAGCTCAACAGCTATTGCGCTATTCACAACTCCGCGCCCACGGTTTCCGTGGCAAAAGAGCTGCTGGGCGCGCTTATAGACGGGGAAAAGCGGGTTTCTGTGGATATAGACACGATAAAAAACTCCGTCGCCAGGCAGTACAAGCTGGACGTGGAGGATTTCAACTCCAAGAAAAAATCGCATTCCATTTCCTGGCCGCGGCAGATAGCGATGTACCTCGCGCACGAGCTTACGGAATGCTCCCTGCCGGAGATAGGCCGGGCCTTTGACCGGGACCACTCCACCGTGGTTCACGCCAGGGACCAGGTGAAAAGGAAACTGGAGTCTGATCCGTTTTTCTCCGCGGAGATAAACCAGATGAAATCTGAAATAGCGGAGGGAAGCGCGCGCAAATAGCCCTGTGGAAAAGCTGTTGGCGTTCCGGTAAAACGGGTTTTTTGTTGATGCTGTTGGCAACACCGCCGCGCAAATGGCCGGGATGTGGATGGTTTTCCGGCTCCTGCGGTCAACACAATCAACACAATCAACAGCGCAATAAAGAGGACAACAATGAAAATAGTTAGTAATAGAGAGAGTTTGCTGGAGGGGATGCAGATAATTCAGTCCGCGGTTTCATCGCGGACCACGCTCGCCATACTTCATAATTTCCTCCTGGAAGCGGCGGAAGGCCGGATAAAAATAATCCGCACAGATCTTGAAATGGCTACCACTCATTTCCTGTCCGCGGAGGTGGTGGAGCCAGGCAGCATCACCATACCGGCGAAGGAA from Elusimicrobiales bacterium encodes:
- the dnaA gene encoding chromosomal replication initiator protein DnaA, which translates into the protein MENTDAKNLWTAVTAKIAHDISADAAEMWLKPVKALVFDHNSLKLEVPNQVFYQTLRERYEKNIMAALRDITGAEAIVEYSIPMGSSSPAPLSAPEHIQPRQPEHRHSQAAFPNRLNPNYIFDEFVEGPSNRFACGVGRAVAKKVGDKTSNPFVIFSKPGLGKTHILHAIGNEIIKNSAGAKVLYLSGEEFVYEYIESLQNKTSDSFRKKYRSLDCFLVDDIQFVAGKEASEKEFFYTFNALVESKKQIVLTSDRMPNELSIDQRLSSRLLAGIVAEIKPPDEETRIAILRKKRDKNRFAIPDEVINFLGASITASVREMEGALYQLNSYCAIHNSAPTVSVAKELLGALIDGEKRVSVDIDTIKNSVARQYKLDVEDFNSKKKSHSISWPRQIAMYLAHELTECSLPEIGRAFDRDHSTVVHARDQVKRKLESDPFFSAEINQMKSEIAEGSARK